gctctgcttttcccagccagctcctgagccacctctgccatggcacAACCCCAGTTTGCCGCTGCCAGCCCAAGGACAGGCAGCCAGGAGAAGTGGGCAGAGCACCACGGGTCGAGGGGAACAATCGGGGACACCGTGGCACAACCACACTTCACCGATGTCAGCCCAAGGAGGACCAAAGCCCCAGAAGACAAAGGGAACAATCTGAGAGACCCTGTCTGCAGATATCCCTAAATTCTCCATTCAGCACCTTCTGGCTGCAGTCCCCCTCACTGCCCAGCCTAGCAGCCTTCCCAGCTGGAATATCCAACACATTCCTCTCTCATCTATCATCTGGGAAGAGCAGCCACTCAGCGAGCGCCAGGTAGCACAAATTCCAGGACAGCTCCTGCACTGAGCCATCTCTTCCCTGCCAGCCGCTCCTGCCCACAGTGCACACCGGTCATCCCCTGCCAAGGCCCATCTGCGGCCACACTGACCATGGGCCCAGCTCTGGCCAGCCCCACCTCACCTCTTGGAGAAGGGCACCTCTGATGTGACCGTGATCTTGCTCTTGCTCCTCTCGATGGTCACCACGCCCCCGCCCAGGTTTCCCGCTTTGCCGTTCACCTTGATCCGTTCCTGCAGGaactgctcctgcaggaggaaCACAGCCGTGAGCGGGGCCACAACTccagccaggcacagcccccACAGGCTGGCTGGTCCCTGGTGCTCTGGAGCTGGGGAACAGACACCAGTGTCCCCACAGCTCGGGACAGCCCCTTCCTCAGGCTGGGCTAGTCCACCCCACCAAAGCCACACCTGGGTGAGGGGCTCAGGCCTGGACAGATCGGACTGGCATGGGGGGCATGTTCCTGCCCTCCAAGGGACAGCCAGGACAGTGGGCTCAGGCTCCTCTGagcttccctcagccccaggctggccaAGGCCCGTGCTGGAGTGCAGTTTGGACGGGCACAGGTTCATTACCCCAAACTGCAGCATCCATGGCCGTGGCACAGCCCCACCACGACACAAACTCACCCAGCAGAGACAGATACAAAGTGTCCCACACCCAACCTCACCCCCAACCCCAGCACTCCCTCTTCCTCCGCCCGTGGGATGGCCTCAGAAAAGCAAGGCAGAGCCGAGGCACAGCCAGGGACGTTCGGGGCCGCTGGGAGCGGAGCATCACGCTGGGAAGACCCCCGAGGGCGGCGCAGCCATCACGGCTCCCGGAGAGGCCCCGAACTCACAAAGTTGGCGGCGTCCATGATGCCATCCTCGACGGGGTGCGTGCAGTCCAGCGTGAACTTCAGAACctgcttctttttcttgccACCTTTCGCCGCAGGCTTCTTCTGCTGCAGGGGGAAAGAGAGCGAGGGTGAGCGAGAGAGAACGGGAGGGGGAGCGCCGTGAGGGACGGCGGGGAGGGGCCGGGCCGAGCTCGGGGCTGGCGGAGAGTGGAAGGGCCCCGGCACGGATGGAGGCCGGGAACAGCGCGGCGGGAACGGGGCTCGCCCGCCGCTCGCCGCCGCGATCCGGAtgggcggcgggcggcgcgcgGGGACCCGGGAAggcgcgggccgggcccggcgccACGCGGAGAACGGCGGGCGGGggccggcagcggggctgggacgagcggcggggcagcgggggctcggggcggggcgggggtgtcgcggcggcggcgggggcgggctcggggcggcggcggccggtgCCGGCCCCGCGCTCACTCACCGCGGGCGCCATGGCGGCTCCCGCGAGGCAGAAAGGGAGCGCGCCCCGCGCGCCTGCGCACAACCGCGCTCGGGCCGGCCCAGCCGAGCGCCGAACGCCTCGATCGCTTCCGCTCGCATCCGCGCGGGGAGGGAGCTGCGAGCGGACAGTGCTGCCTGGCGGGGCGGGGCGAGCGCGGGGGCCGCGATGTGGGCGGGGCTCTGTGAGGGGGCGTGGtctgagggggcggggcctctGGAGCGCGGGAACGGCGCGTGGGGCGCGCATGCGCTGAGCCCGCACCCCGGGAGCAGCACCGGACACCGAGAGACCCCCgcaccccgggacccccgcaCCCCGGAAACGTCACCGTGCACCGAGAGACCCCCGCACCCCGGGAACGTCACTGTGCACCGAGAGACCCCCGCACCCCGGGAGCGTCACCGTGCACCGAGAGACCCCCGCACCCCGGGAGCGTCACTGTGCACCGAGAGACCCCCGCACCCCGGGAACGTCACCGTGCACCGAGAGACCCCCGCACCCCCGGAGCAGCACCGGACACCGAGAGACCCCCgcaccccgggacccccgcaCCCCGGGAACGTCACTGTGCACCGAGAGACCCCCGCACTCCCGGAGCAGCACCAGACACAGAGTGACCCCCGCACCCCGGGAACGTCACCGGACACGGAGTGACCCAGCACTGCGGGGCGCCTCGGTGCTTACCGGGTGACCCCCGCACCTCCTGCGGGCTATCCCCGGCCATGCGgatgcccatgtccccacagcctggctggacGCACCGTCCGGTGTCTGTCCCCGCCGCAGGGCCCCGAGGAGCGCACGGGGCTATTTTTGGGCCGTGgcgtggcagtgccagggggccGCACGTCACAGGGTCCTGCCGCCTCGGCATCGCTCTCATTCCTGCCGGCACAcggtgagcagcagcacagctcgGCTCGGATCCCCCGACTTACAGACAGGCAGAGGTAAAGCCTTCACCTGGCCAGGACACACCTGTGCCCAGAACGGGGACACTCAGCATGTGGGGCACCTGGCTGCCTTCACTGCCAGGCTGCCATCGTAGggcacatccctgggcaggggacaCCCTATTCTAGGGAATGCTTCCTCCGGGGGGACACCCTGTCCTAGAGGAACACCCACCCCTGTcctgcaggaggctgcaggtgATGCTTCTTTGGAGGAGACAGCCCATCCCAGGAgatgctcctgctctgggggacaCACACCGCTGTGGGGACCATCTGACCCAGcgctgcagcccccagcctgtgATACCAGGGGAaggggtgccctggggcagcctCGTGCCACACAGCTCATAACCTAAAAATAGTCAGCAGCTCACAGGCCCTGGGACAGGATTTGTCCTTTCTGTAGCAGCCATAGCGCTCTCACAAACTGGTGCCACATGGGGTCCCTGAGCACAGGGCTTGGCTCTCAACCCCACAGATGGCGGGTGGCATTTTCTCCCCTCTGGGGAGCTGCTCGGAGCTGGAAAAGGCCAACTGCCACCCGCTGGTGTGCCTGCTCTGCCACGAGCCCTACCAGCACCCCTGCCTGCTCGACTGCTACCACAACTTCTGCGCCAGCTGCCTGCGAGGCCGTGCCAGCGATGGTCGCCTGCGCTGCCCACTCTGCGGGTAAGGGAcggccctgcccagggcacacCGGGACTggggcacagcacagggctggcagctcagcacagcactgctccctGCATCCCCAAAGCTGCCCTGCTGACCTGGGTGGGTGttcctgtccttgtccccatctCATCCCTGCAGGCACCCCTCGGTGGTGAGGGGAGGCACGGGGCTGCCCCCCGTGGACCggctcctgcagttcctggtgGACAGCTCAGCTGACAGCGAGGAGGACGTGCAGTGTGCCAACTGTGACCGGTGCTGCACCAAGGCGGTGAGGGCAGCGGGGTGGACTGGCAGGCTGGGTTAGGGGACACCTGCCAGGACCATGCTGACCAccagctctgtcccctcacACAGGAGCTGGACACCATGTACTTCTGCAACACCTGTGGgcagcccctctgtgccccatGCCGCGAGGAGACCCACCGTGCCAGGATGTTCGCCCGCCACGAGATCGTCTCCCTCTCCAAGCGCACCAAAGACATCCACAAGAAGTGCCGTGAGTGCCACGCCAGGCTGCCCCATGCCATGCTATGCTTCGCTGCGCCGTGCCAGGCAATGTCACACTCCTGtcccctgcagcactgcacgAGGAGCCCTACATCATGTTCTCCACGGAGAAGAAGTCCATGCTCTGTATCAACTGCTTCAGGGACATGCAGGGGTGAGTagtgccagccccaggctcGCTGCGTGCCCCGTGCTGTGCCTTCCCCTGATGTCTGTGCCCGCAGGGAGAGCCGGGCACACTGCATCGACATTGAGACGGCGTACATGCAGGGCTGCCAGCGGCTGGACCAGGCAGTGATGGTGGGCAGGGCCGGGAGTGtggaggtggggagggggtgcAGTGCTGTCCCCTGCACTGCAGCCACCCTGCCGCCCCGGGCAGGCTGTGAAGGAACTGCAGACCTCCACGCGCGAGGCCATTGTCCTGCTCAAGGCCATGATCGAGGAGGTTCGCAACAGTGCCAGTGAGGAGGAGGCGGCCATCAACTCCCTCTTCAGCCGCATGCAGGTGCGAGGCGGTCACCTGCAcacccagccctgtgccccaggacacagccagggcggtgggaagggactggggtggctgcaggacacagggtggctgtgccatttgcaggagcagctctccGAGAGGAAAAAGACACTTCTGAAAGCTGTGCAGAGGTGAGGGACCATGGTCTGAGCCCTGTCTGAGGGCTGTCCCTCTTCCCAAGGTGTTTTGGGATGCGTGGGGCTGGATGGCTTCCTCAGGTCTTGCAAAGGCTGTGCCATGCCCTGCTCTGTTGCAGCCAGCAcgaggaaaaggagaaggcaTTCAAGGAGCAGCTTGCCCACCTtgcctccctgctgcccaccctgcaggTAGGGCCTCACACCAGCCAGGGACATCCAGACACCAAAGCCAGGCAGTGACAGACCCCCTCCACACACACAGGTCCACCTGGTGACCTGCTCAGCCTTCCTGAGCTCTGCCAACAAAGCTGAATTCCTGGACCTGGGCTATGTGAGTGTTGTCAGCACTGCAGGGGTGGTTGGagtgtcctgcagccctgctgagctcaCGGGCAAGGTGCTCACCATGCTTCATCACTGCCTTTCAGCAACTGAtggagaggctgcagaggaTCGTCAAGCTGCCACACCGCCTGCGGCCGGCCCAGACCAGCAAGGTagagccctgcctgcagtgcctgcgggcagtgccagctgccagctctgccccagcccagccacacTCTCCTCTCTCGCCCCCCAGATCAACAGCGAGTACCGGGCAGAGTTCGCCCGCTGCCTGGAGCCCCTCCTGATGCTCAGCCCCCGCCGCTCCGTGGTGGGCAGCGCTGGTGGCATCGGTCCTGGCATCACTGGCACGAACATGTGAGGTGCCAGGATTGCACCCAAGGCACATGTGCTGTTGTGTCCCCTGCCACGTGCCACGCTGCACGGTCCTCTCAGCATCTCACCATGCCAGCCttgcccctgctgctgcccttgaGCCTGTCACCTCAGCAGGGGTACCAggacagcacaggcacagctgcacTGATGAACAACAGGCTTCAAGTGACACTTCTGGGAAGCGGGGTGGATGGCAGAGGGgcgggcagcagcagggctggcagctgggggCCTGGTTAAGCCTCACTCTGTtccccagcccggcccctgCCACGctccctggagggctctgccCCCTCTCCATGGGCGCTCCacctgggccagctcctgctcgCCCACATGCCCGTGGTGCCGTAGCCTCTTTGCCCGCCACTATTTTTATCAGAATTTCAGAGAAGTGCTCAGCCATTCTTCACCAGGGATATATTTAGGCCTGTTGatgtcacagcagcacagggcctGCCAGGCCCTCCCAGACAGAGAGGACAAACGGGCACTGCCGCCCCATGGGGACCACTCCTCGCCCCCAGCCAGGCTTGGCACTGCAGGGTGGCTGAGCTCCTGGGGGCTGCTGGCCCCAGCACGGGCAGGGGGAGCACGGCGCTGCACGGTAGGATCAATGGTGGTGGTGGTTAGCACGGGGAGACCATGGCATGGGGGAAACACAGGGGCAGTAGTGCCTGCCGAGGGGCCAGGAGATACCAGCGGTGAGAGCGAGCTGTATCCACCCTTTAGAAACTGGAGGGTACCAGGCTCAACTTCTGGCTTCTCACTGCCACAGCTGGTTCCAAAACTGCCAGAATCCGGAGAGCAgcccacagaaatatttctgggGCAACATAAGGCACCTCTGACTGAACCCCTGTGCTCCGGTGAGGGAAGGGACATGTGGGACCGGTGTGTCCCACTGGAGATGACCAAGGGGCGGTGGGATTGAGCTGGCAGCATGGTCCCTGGCACCTCACCCTCTCTGCTGCTCACCTGCAGCACGTCACTGTCGCCTCTCCATGCAGGCTCACCGGTGGCCAATGCTCCAAGACCCTCAtggtgcccagctgcccccccACGAGTGACAAAATGTCCACCGGCCCCATGGTGAAGAAGCCAACGATGCACCGGTACATCAGCACCaaggtgctgctggctgaggggcATGAGACCCCCTTTGCTGAGCACTGCCGCAACTACGAGAACACCTACCGGGTAGGGAGCATGGGCCCAAGCAGgatgggacaggacaggacaggacgagccaggctggtgctgctcaTGTGGCTGCGCCCCTTGATTCCTGCAGATGCTGCAGACGGAGATCCAGGGCCTGAAGGAccaggtgcaggagctgcaccGTGACCTCACCAAGCACCATTCGCTCATCAAGTCAGAGATCATGAGCGAGATCCTGCAGAAGTCGCTGCAGATGGACGTGCAGATCGCAGCTCACTACTCCGCCGTGGAGATGATGCGCAGCGTCTTTGAGGAGGTACAGCTGGCACatcctggcagagcagggccccTCTGTGCCACAGACTGCCCAGCTCCCTCTCTTCCTTCCAGGTATGGGAGGAGACCTACCAGCGGGTAGCAAATGAGCAGGAGATCTATGAAGGTAGTGGTGACCCCACGCTCCCTCCCCgtgccccctgtgcccacacTGTGGGGGTGGCAGTGTCCCAGCCCACTCCTcttgcccccagcccagctccatgACTTGCTGCAGCTGCGGCAGGAGAACAGCTGCCTGAGCACCATCACCAAGCAGATTGCGCCCTACGTCCGCTCCATCGCCAAAGTGAAGGAGCGGCTGGAGCCCAGGTGAGGGGTGCAGGGACTTTCAGGGCCAGGGGGGACATAGCTCATGGCTCACACCCATCCTGCTacaggctgcaggagccccaggagcccagAGAGGAGCAGGCCCAGATGCTGCTCAAGATCTGTGACAACAATGAAGTGGTGCCAAGGTAGGTGACAGCAAGCACCTGAGTGCCAGCTTCCTCCCATGCCCTTTCCCAGACAGTGACCCTGTCAAGGTGtcttcccttccccagggatGGCAGCAACAAGGGGGCTTCAGCCAGCCCCGGGGAGGGCTTCAtacccagggacacccctggagacccctccccaaaaaacaaaGACTGCTGCAGGGGCCAGCAGAAGAGCGGAGCAGAGACTGCTGCCCCAGAAGAGCCGGTACTGTAGagcccagtgctgggcagagctgctgggcagaaCCATGCCCCAGTCACTGACCAGCTCCTCTTGCCCAGTGCCACAagccagggctgggaacagcctgggagCCATGTCTGCAGCACATACAAAGGCCTCAGGTGGACTTGCTTCTGAAAAACTCTCTTCGTGCTCTTCCTTGCGTGTGTCAGAGTGAAATAAAAAGGTGCAGTTGTCCATCTCTGCGTGGTTCTGCAGTGCTGATAAAAGGGATCTGCTGGCTCAGAGTATCCAGCTCCTAAAACCACAACATTGGCAaattatggggaaaaataactgctggtgcagggcagggccaggggtaCACGGAGCATTCTGTGAAGTTCTGGGCAGCTACACACCAACATGGGCTGGGTGGCAGGAACAGCTGCTCTAGAGGTTCCCTGCACATGTGGGAACTAAGAACTCCCCAATCACTGtggcacagagggcagggttCATAGTTTACTCCAGCTTTTCCCTAAAACTTCACATGCCTTCCCCACACCCGGTAAGCTGCTGTCTCCTCACAGACCTTCTGGTCACAggatttgggaaaagaaaaggttaaGAGAATCTGGTCTCAAAAGCAAGAGACACTGAAGGTTTTGCTCAGGGTGAAGTTTATCCCTTTCTTTCGGTGCCAAAGTGTCCTGCTTGGACAGAGCCTGCACAACTGGAACTCTAACTTGCAAAATTAGGATCAAGGTTCATTTACTATGAAGAACAATCTGGGAATGAGGCTTTGTTTCTGTTGTCAAACAGCACATCAAACCCAAGTAACAATTACTTGTTCCAAAGTTCCTTTGATcaagggcacagcaggaatATTACTGCCtacaaaaaaaattgcttacAGATTAACCCGCTCGAGGCACCACTGGCTGCAACCAGTGCTTTCCTGAGACAGGAACAGCCCAAGTGGGAGCCCCCGAGTGCTCAGCACAGATCAGCACTCTCcaactggtgagttttcatctCTGTTCTTTTCTCTCAAGCCAAAACCCCACTCAGCAAAGGTCAAGTCAGCAGCAAGGGCATCAGATGCTCTGTGATCAAGCAATCCCAGTGGAGGATGGACTCTGCATCAGTTCAGCAAGGAGAAATGGGGGGTCAGGGTTAGGTTCAGCCCCATCCCCGTGGTTGCACAACCCCACAAATCACTGAGTCACAATTGTGCCTCAACACAGTGCTGGTGTGT
This genomic stretch from Taeniopygia guttata chromosome 21, bTaeGut7.mat, whole genome shotgun sequence harbors:
- the RPL22 gene encoding large ribosomal subunit protein eL22; this translates as MAPAQKKPAAKGGKKKKQVLKFTLDCTHPVEDGIMDAANFEQFLQERIKVNGKAGNLGGGVVTIERSKSKITVTSEVPFSKRYLKYLTKKYLKKNNLRDWLRVVANSKESYELRYFQINQDEEEEEEED
- the RNF207 gene encoding RING finger protein 207 — protein: MAGGIFSPLGSCSELEKANCHPLVCLLCHEPYQHPCLLDCYHNFCASCLRGRASDGRLRCPLCGHPSVVRGGTGLPPVDRLLQFLVDSSADSEEDVQCANCDRCCTKAELDTMYFCNTCGQPLCAPCREETHRARMFARHEIVSLSKRTKDIHKKCPLHEEPYIMFSTEKKSMLCINCFRDMQGESRAHCIDIETAYMQGCQRLDQAVMAVKELQTSTREAIVLLKAMIEEVRNSASEEEAAINSLFSRMQEQLSERKKTLLKAVQSQHEEKEKAFKEQLAHLASLLPTLQVHLVTCSAFLSSANKAEFLDLGYQLMERLQRIVKLPHRLRPAQTSKINSEYRAEFARCLEPLLMLSPRRSVVGSAGGIGPGITGTNMLTGGQCSKTLMVPSCPPTSDKMSTGPMVKKPTMHRYISTKVLLAEGHETPFAEHCRNYENTYRMLQTEIQGLKDQVQELHRDLTKHHSLIKSEIMSEILQKSLQMDVQIAAHYSAVEMMRSVFEEVWEETYQRVANEQEIYEAQLHDLLQLRQENSCLSTITKQIAPYVRSIAKVKERLEPRLQEPQEPREEQAQMLLKICDNNEVVPRDGSNKGASASPGEGFIPRDTPGDPSPKNKDCCRGQQKSGAETAAPEEPVL